In Heliangelus exortis chromosome Z, bHelExo1.hap1, whole genome shotgun sequence, a genomic segment contains:
- the RXFP3 gene encoding relaxin-3 receptor 1 — translation MGETCEPGSCSPAAGVKEGAEWESRDLPLGFLEGVQMGNRSNTSLLQLLKNTNMERADGMQGDSSDVVRIIISLVYSVVCALGLVGNLLVLYLMKNKQSWRKSSINLFVTSLAVTDFQFVLTLPFWAVENALDFNWLFGKAMCKIVSYVTAMNMYASVFFLTAMSVARYRSVASALKNQRQGDPLCGCCSAKWFCALIWLSAMLASLPHAIFSTTATVYDDVLCLVKFPEGRSINAQFWLGLYHIQKVLLGFLVPLAIISFCYLLLLRFISKKHVGSTRSGPSTKRRSKVTKSVTIVVLSFFLCWLPNQALTAWGILIKLNVVHFSTEYFLSQVYLFPISVCLAHSNSCLNPILYCFMRREFRKALKNLLWRIASPSLTVMRPFTDTTKPEQEEQGLHALMHMPPNPAPPPAAAVQPEMAYYPPGVVTYSGTYDPLPAESAEQHL, via the coding sequence ATGGGAGAGACCTGCGAGCCCGGTTCTTGTTCGCCAGCAGCTGGCGTGAAGGAAGGAGCGGAGTGGGAGTCCAGGGATTTGCCGCTGGGTTTCCTGGAAGGAGTTCAGATGGGCAACAGAAGCAACACGTCGCTTCTGCAGCTCTTGAAGAATACCAACATGGAGCGAGCTGATGGGATGCAGGGGGACAGCTCCGACGTGGTAAGGATTATCATCTCTCTGGTGTACTCCGTGGTGTGTGCCCTGGGGCTCGTGGGCAACCTGCTGGTACTGTAtctaatgaaaaacaaacaaagctgGAGAAAGTCCTCCATCAACCTCTTTGTGACCAGCCTGGCGGTGACTGACTTCCAGTTTGTGCTGACCTTGCCATTCTGGGCAGTGGAGAACGCTCTGGACTTCAACTGGCTCTTTGGCAAGGCAATGTGTAAGATTGTCTCATATGTGACAGCCATGAACATGTATGCCAGTGTCTTCTTTCTCACTGCCATGAGTGTGGCTCGATACCGTTCTGTGGCTTCAGCCTTGAAGAATCAGCGGCAAGGTGATCCtctgtgtggctgctgctctgccaagTGGTTTTGTGCACTCATCTGGCTGTCAGCTATGCTGGCTTCCCTGCCCCATGCCATTTTTTCCACCACTGCTACCGTCTACGATGATGTGCTCTGTCTTGTCAAGTTCCCCGAGGGCCGAAGCATCAATGCCCAGTTCTGGCTCGGTCTGTACCATATCCagaaggtgctgctgggctttCTGGTGCCACTAGCCATTATCAGCTTCTGCTACTTGCTCCTGTTGCGCTTCATCAGTAAGAAGCATGTTGGTAGCACCCGCAGCGGCCCCAGCACCAAGCGTCGCTCCAAAGTGACCAAGTCGGTGACCATTGTGGTCCTGTCTTTCTTCTTATGCTGGCTGCCTAACCAAGCACTTACGGCATGGGGCATCCTCATCAAACTCAACGTGGTGCACTTCAGTACTGAGTACTTCCTCTCCCAGGTGTACCTCTTCcccatcagtgtgtgcttggcACACTCCAACAGCTGCCTCAATCCCATCCTCTACTGCTTCATGCGCCGGGAGTTTCGCAAGGCACTGAAGAACCTCCTCTGGAGAATCGCCTCGCCTTCCCTCACCGTGATGCGCCCTTTCACCGACACCACCAAGcctgagcaggaggagcagggcctGCATGCCTTGATGCACATGCCCCCCAACCCTGCTCCTCCCCCTGCTGCAGCCGTCCAGCCAGAGATGGCCTACTACCCCCCTGGGGTGGTGACATACAGTGGCACCTATGACCCGCTGCCTGCTGAATCCGCAGAGCAGCACTTGTGA